TGGCGGTCCCTCCACCGGTCTGCCGACCCGTGTTGCCCAGGGCGATGTCGCGCAGGCGAAAAATCCGAGCCACGGCGACTACAAATCGATCACCCTCTGTGCCGGAACACTTGCTGAGTGTTATACGGAAGTGGTGCGCGCCTTCAACCTGGCCGACCGCTTCATGCAGCCTGTAATCGTCTTGACCGACGAAACTCTGGGCCATATGCACGGCAAAGCGATTCTTCCGAGCCTCGAAGAGGTCAAAGCCGGCATCAAGCCGCGCAAAACCTTCGACGGCCCGCCGGAAGAGTACAAGCCCTACGGTGTTGGCCAGGATGAACCGGCGGTTCTCAATCCGATGTTCAAAGGCTACCGCTACCATTTTACCGGCCTTCATCACGATGCCGACGGATTCCCGACCGAAGAGATCGAAACCTGCCGCAAACTGATCGACCGTCTTTTCCGAAAGGTCGACGCTCATCGCGACGAACTGGAAAGCAACGAAGAGTACATGCTTGATGATGCCGATATCCTCTTCGTCGCTTACGGTTCCGCATCACTGGCGGCCAAAGAGGCGATTCTGGAACTTCGTGAGCAGGGTATCAAGGCAGGCCTTTTCCGACCGATCACTCTCTGGCCGAGCCCGGAGGAGCGACTCTATGAACTTGGACAGAAATTCGACAAAGTCCTCTCTATCGAGCTGAACCAGGGACAGTATCTGGAAGAGATCCAGCGGGCGATGGGACGCAAAGATATCCAGAAACTGACCAAAACCAACGGCCGACCATTCTCCCCGGCAGACATTATCAACAAAGTCAAGGAGGTATTCTAATATGGCTTTCAATTACGATGAATATTTGCGTGTCAACAAGATGCCAACCCTCTGGTGCTGGGGATGCGGTGACGGCGTGATCCTGAAAGCGTTCATACGCGCCATGGACAAACTGGGCATCAACAAAGACGATATGTGTGTCGTTTCGGGAATCGGTTGTTCCGGGCGCTTCTCCTCCTATATCGACGTCAATACGGTCCATACCACCCACGGCCGAACCGTAGCCTACGCTACGGGAATCAAACTGGCCAACCCTGACAAGCATGTCGTCTGTGTCGCCGGTGACGGCGATGCGCTGGCGATCGGCGGTAACCACACCATTCACGGCTGCCGACGAAACATCGATATAACAATGATCCTTATCAACAACTTCATCTACGGCCTGACCAACTCCCAGACCTCTCCGACCACGCCCCAGGGCATGTGGACGGTGACAATGAAAAAAGGCAATATCGATCCGACATTTGATGCCTGCAAACTGGCCGAAGCATCCGGTGCCTCCTTCGTCGCCCGCGAAAAGGTGAGCGAGCCGAGAAAGCTGGAAAAAGTTTTCGTCGAAGCGCTGAAGCACAAAGGATTCTCCTTCGTCGATGTCTTCTCCAACTGCCACATCAACCTGGGTCGAAAAAACAAGATGCAGTCGGCGATGGAAAACCTCGACTGGATTGACTCTATCACGATGTCCAAAAAGAAGTGGGAAAAACTTCCGGACGAAGAGAAGAACAGTTATTTCCCGACCGGTATTCTGAAACAGGATACCGAAGTCGAAGAGTACACGAACCTCTATGGCAAATTGAAAGAGGTCTATCAGGGCAAACGTGGGCCTTTGACGCCGGAAGATTTTAAAAAATCGAGCAGTGAAGGATAAGCGATGAGTAGAATTGTCATGCGATTTACCGGAGTCGGCGGACAGGGTGTCCTGCTGGCCGGCGAGATTTTCGCCGCGGCGAAAATCAAAATGGGCGGCTACGGTGTCAAAACCGCAACCTATACTTCCCAGGTGCGCGGCGGTCCGACCGTCGTTGATATCCAGCTCGACGACAAAGAGATCTGGTACCCTTATGCCATTGACGGGCAGATCGACTTCATGCTCTCTGTCGCCGACAAAAGTTTCCAACTCTTTAAAAACGGGGTGCGCGAAGGCGGAACCATCGTGATCGATCCCAACCTGGTCTATCCGAAGGACGAGGATTACGCCAAGTGGAATATCTACGAAATTCCGATCATCACGATCGCCAAGGAAGAGGTCGGTAACGTCATTACCCAAAGTGTCGTCGCCCTGGCCATTGCCAACACCTTTACGAAGGCACTTCCGGAAGAGGCTTTGATCGAAACGATGCTCAGCAAAGTTCCGAAGAAAGTTCATGAAGCGAATCTCAAAGCGTATGAGCTTGGCAAGAAGTATGCCGAAGAGGCCATTGCCAAAGGTCCTGTGAAAAAGTAACATTTGGCCGAAGTTCTGCAGCGCCTTTGGGCGCTGCAATCTGAATAATCTTCTCTATTTTTTTTACCTCAAAAACCACTGCCTCCTTTTTGTTATAATCACTCCAAATCACGAACCTTTAACGTCTTGGAGTCTCAATGATACGAACCGCCTGTCCTCTGGACTGTTACGACGCCTGCGCCATCACCTGCGACCCGGCTCATCCCAACAAGCCGATCGCCACAGAAGCCCATCCCATGGCAAACGGGGCGCTCTGCGCCATGCTCAACCGCTACATGCACGAAACGCCACGTATCGAAAGAGCGAGAGTGGATGGCAAGGAGGTGTCGATGGAAGAGGCTCTCGATGCCATCGCGGAATCACTGAAAGCGCCAAATCCGCTGCTTTGGCGCGGTTCGGGAAACCTGGGTGTCATGCAAAATGTCACCAACCTGTTGATGAGCGGACTGGGCGGGACGCTGACTCACGGAAGCCTCTGCGACGCGGCGGGCCAGGCGGGCATTGAAGCGGGACGGGGACTGAATCGTATTTTGCCCCCCGAGCAGATCGCCAAAGCCGACGTGGTGGTTGTCTGGGGACGCAACCTGACAGTGACCAACGCTCATCTGATGCCCTTCATCGAAGGGAAAAAACTGGTTGTCATCGACCCGGTAAAAACCCCCATCGCCAAAAGGGCAGATCTGCATATCCAGCTCAAACCCCGTACCGACTTCTACCTGGCCATTATGCTCTCGCGCTTCAATATCATGGAAGATGCCCAGAACGACGAATGGCTGGAGTCGATGGAGATGGATATCGACGACTTCTACGATTTCACCCGGAGCTTTCGCATCAAAGCTATATTGGAGTATATGGGACTGAGCCTCGATCAGATGGGAGATCTTTTGCTGATGCTCCAGCAACCGAGAGTGGTCTATCTGGTGGGAAACGGTGTACAGAAATATACCATCGGCCACTATGTGCTTCAGGCCATCGACTCCCTGGCGGCGACGATGGGGCATTTTGGCAAAGAGGGGTGCGGTGTCAGTTTTCTTGGCAACAGCCGTCTGGGATTTGATGACCCTTTCAGGGTCAAAACCGATACGGTCTCCATCGTCACGACCCCGTTCGAAGCGTTTGAGACCGTGCTTGTGCAGGGAGGCAACCCCGCTGCTTCCATGCCCAACTCCCGACGAGTCGTCGAATCCTTGAAGAAGGTCGAAAACCTTATCTATTTCGGCCTTTACGAAAATGAAACAAGCGAACTGGCGCGCATCGTTCTGCCGGCCAAAACTTTTCTGGAAAAGGAGGATATACGCCTCAGTTACGGCCATCAGTATGTGATGCGGATGAACAAAGTGATCGACAGCGACATCGGTATCAGCGAGTACGATTTCACCAAAAAGATGTTCGAAAAGCTGGGGCTGGAGGGACTGGAGCCAGAAACGGTCTACCTCGACCGGTGGCTCGGCCAGTGTGAGAAGGAGGGGGAAGCCCACATCGCTCCGGGTTATGAAGAGATTCCCTACGCCGAAGGGTTTGGAGACGAGGGTGACGAACCTTTCGAATATATCGATGACTTCGACGACGATTTCGAGGATATCAAACCTCTTAGAAAATTCAGAAAAAAAGGGCTCAAAGAGGAGAAGGACATCTATCGGCTTCTGACTCCCAAATCTCCCCACTCCCTCAATACCCAGTTCAGACGGGACGACAGGGTG
This genomic interval from Hydrogenimonas urashimensis contains the following:
- a CDS encoding 2-oxoglutarate synthase subunit alpha, with translation MSDKRELISSGNELSAIAAVDAGCMFFAGYPITPSSEIMHTISDLLPKVGGAAIQMEDEIGGVCAAIGAGMSGVRSLTATSGPGISLKAENLGLAQMAEVPLVVVNVMRGGPSTGLPTRVAQGDVAQAKNPSHGDYKSITLCAGTLAECYTEVVRAFNLADRFMQPVIVLTDETLGHMHGKAILPSLEEVKAGIKPRKTFDGPPEEYKPYGVGQDEPAVLNPMFKGYRYHFTGLHHDADGFPTEEIETCRKLIDRLFRKVDAHRDELESNEEYMLDDADILFVAYGSASLAAKEAILELREQGIKAGLFRPITLWPSPEERLYELGQKFDKVLSIELNQGQYLEEIQRAMGRKDIQKLTKTNGRPFSPADIINKVKEVF
- a CDS encoding 2-oxoacid:acceptor oxidoreductase family protein, producing the protein MSRIVMRFTGVGGQGVLLAGEIFAAAKIKMGGYGVKTATYTSQVRGGPTVVDIQLDDKEIWYPYAIDGQIDFMLSVADKSFQLFKNGVREGGTIVIDPNLVYPKDEDYAKWNIYEIPIITIAKEEVGNVITQSVVALAIANTFTKALPEEALIETMLSKVPKKVHEANLKAYELGKKYAEEAIAKGPVKK
- a CDS encoding 2-oxoglutarate ferredoxin oxidoreductase subunit beta, with translation MAFNYDEYLRVNKMPTLWCWGCGDGVILKAFIRAMDKLGINKDDMCVVSGIGCSGRFSSYIDVNTVHTTHGRTVAYATGIKLANPDKHVVCVAGDGDALAIGGNHTIHGCRRNIDITMILINNFIYGLTNSQTSPTTPQGMWTVTMKKGNIDPTFDACKLAEASGASFVAREKVSEPRKLEKVFVEALKHKGFSFVDVFSNCHINLGRKNKMQSAMENLDWIDSITMSKKKWEKLPDEEKNSYFPTGILKQDTEVEEYTNLYGKLKEVYQGKRGPLTPEDFKKSSSEG
- a CDS encoding molybdopterin-containing oxidoreductase family protein, which codes for MIRTACPLDCYDACAITCDPAHPNKPIATEAHPMANGALCAMLNRYMHETPRIERARVDGKEVSMEEALDAIAESLKAPNPLLWRGSGNLGVMQNVTNLLMSGLGGTLTHGSLCDAAGQAGIEAGRGLNRILPPEQIAKADVVVVWGRNLTVTNAHLMPFIEGKKLVVIDPVKTPIAKRADLHIQLKPRTDFYLAIMLSRFNIMEDAQNDEWLESMEMDIDDFYDFTRSFRIKAILEYMGLSLDQMGDLLLMLQQPRVVYLVGNGVQKYTIGHYVLQAIDSLAATMGHFGKEGCGVSFLGNSRLGFDDPFRVKTDTVSIVTTPFEAFETVLVQGGNPAASMPNSRRVVESLKKVENLIYFGLYENETSELARIVLPAKTFLEKEDIRLSYGHQYVMRMNKVIDSDIGISEYDFTKKMFEKLGLEGLEPETVYLDRWLGQCEKEGEAHIAPGYEEIPYAEGFGDEGDEPFEYIDDFDDDFEDIKPLRKFRKKGLKEEKDIYRLLTPKSPHSLNTQFRRDDRVYLHPSLGYKDEENVIVFSEIGEHPFRVKTTEKVRPDCVLIHAGTYGVNYLTPDIESEEGDNACFQEVKVKIRREGEE